DNA from Streptomyces luteogriseus:
CGAGGCGGTCGGCGGTCAGGGCGACCGCCGCGTAGCCGATCGCGAGGGTCAGCGGGCCGACGGCCACCCTGCGGGCGGTGACCGAGGCGGCCTTGCGCGCCGACACCATCGAGGCGCCGAAGTAGCCCGCGCCCAGGGCCAGGAAGACGGACCCGGACGCCAGGGGCGACAGGCCCCGGCCCAGCTGCAGGTAGAGGGCCAGCACGAAGAAGAAGGAGCCCATCGCGAGGAAGTAGACCACCGTCGCGGCCAGCCCCACCGAGAACACCCGGCCCTTGAACAGGGCGGGTTCGATCAGCGGGCCCCGGTCGGCCGCCGCCCGCCTGCGCAGGTGCCAGACGGTCACCGCCAGCAGGACGGCCGCACCGGCCAGCGCCTCCCACACCCACAGCGGCCAGCCGCTCTCCTGGCCCTCCAGCAGCGCGAAGACGATGATGCCCAGGGACGCCGTGACCAGCAGGGCGCCCACGAGGTCCAGCCGGGTGCCGCCCTCACCGCGCGACTCGGGGATCGTGCGGCCGACGAAGGCCAGGGAGACCAGGCACAGCGGGACGTTGATCAGGAAGATGGTCCGCCAGCTCAGTCCCGCGATGTCGACCGTGATCAGGGCACCGCCGATGAACTGGCCGAAGACGCCGGCGATTCCGATGACCAGGCCGTAGGCGTTGAAGGCGCGGTCGCGGGCGGCGCCGGTGTACACCGTGCCGATGATGCCGAGCACCTGCGGCACCATCAGCGCGGCGGCGGCGCCCTGGGCGATGCGGGCGACGACCAGGACGGTCGCCGTGGGTGCCAGGCTGCACGCGGCCGAGGCCAGCATGAACAGCACCATGCCGAGCGTGAACATCCGCCGGCGGCCGAAGAGGTCGCCGAGCCTGCCGCCGGTGATCAGCCCCGCGGTGAAGGCGACGCCGTAGCCCACGACGAACATCTGGGCCTGGGCGGCGCTGGCGCCCAGGTCGGCCTTGATGGCGGGGACGGCCACGTTGGCGATGAAGAAGTCCAGCACCGTGATGAACGTGCCCACGAGCACCACCAGGAGGGCACCGGCCGAGGGGGCGGCGGCCGGTGCGCCGTCGGGGGGCGTCGGCGCACGCCCCTCGACGACGACTTCCGTGCTTGTCTCAGAAGTCATGACGACTCCGTTTCTCGATCATTTCGGGTGGTTGGCCGGTGGTGCCGGTACCGTGGCCGGTCACCAGGTCACGGGAAGGTGTGTCACCCCGTGGAAGACGGTGCCGCGGCGGAAGACCGTGCGCGGGTCGGCCGCCAGCCGCAGGTTCGGGAAGCGCCGCAGCAGGGAGCGCAGCGACAGCTCCATCTCCAGGCGCGCCAGCGGGGCCCCCTGGCAGTAGTGCGGCCCGAAGCCCCACTGCAGGTGGCCGCTGGTGTCGCGGTGCGGGTCGATCCGGTGCGGGCAGGCGAAGACCGACTCGTCGTGGTTGCCGGCGGGCACGGAGATGACGACGGCGTCGCCCTTGGAGACGGCCACACCGCCGAGTTCGAGGTCCTCCACCGCCAGCCGGACCATCGCGTCCTGGGAGATCGACCAGTAGCGCATCGACTCCTCGATGAAGTTCGGTATGAGCGCGCCGTCGTCGGCGGTCACCCGCGCCCGCAGGTCGTCGTCGCGCAGCAGCGCCAGGATGTTCAGGGCGATCTGGTTGGTGGTGGTCTCGTGTCCGGCCACCAGGACCAGCCGGGCGATGCCGACCAGCTCGTCCAGGGTGATGTCGCCCTTCGCGTGGTGGTTGACGGCGAGGCGGCTGATCAGGTCGTCACCAGGGCTCTCCAGCTTGCGCAGCGCCAGTTTGGCCAGGTACTCGGACATCTCCTCGAAGGCGGCCAGGGAGACCGCCGGGTCCTCCTGGGAGATGGTGACGCGGGTCTTCTCGATGAAGAACGCGGAGTCCTCCTCCGGAACGCCCAGCAGCCGTGCGATGACGAGGGTCGGCAGTGCGCGGGAGAACACCGCGTGCAGGTCGGCCGGCCGGGGCAGTGCCTCCAGTTCGTCCAGCAGCTCGTCCACCAGCCGCTGGACCGGTTCGCGCAGCCGCTTCACCCGGCGCGCGGTGAACTCGGTCTGGATCATGCGGCGGAGCCGGGCGTGCTCGGGGTCGTCCAGGCGCAGGAAGGAACTCGGGTTCCCGCCGGGCGGGACCTGGATGCGCACCGGTGCGCCGGGCAGCCGTTCGTCGGCGCTGAGGCGGGGATCGCCCAGCGCCTGCCGTACGTCGGCGTACCGGGTCACCAGCCAGGCCAGGCGGGACTCGGCGGCTCCCGCCGGGAGGCGCACCACGCAGGGGGGCGCGTTGCGCAGTTCCGCCAGGATGGGCGGCGGGTCTCCGTCCTCGGTGCGGGCGAAGG
Protein-coding regions in this window:
- a CDS encoding MFS transporter, which codes for MTSETSTEVVVEGRAPTPPDGAPAAAPSAGALLVVLVGTFITVLDFFIANVAVPAIKADLGASAAQAQMFVVGYGVAFTAGLITGGRLGDLFGRRRMFTLGMVLFMLASAACSLAPTATVLVVARIAQGAAAALMVPQVLGIIGTVYTGAARDRAFNAYGLVIGIAGVFGQFIGGALITVDIAGLSWRTIFLINVPLCLVSLAFVGRTIPESRGEGGTRLDLVGALLVTASLGIIVFALLEGQESGWPLWVWEALAGAAVLLAVTVWHLRRRAAADRGPLIEPALFKGRVFSVGLAATVVYFLAMGSFFFVLALYLQLGRGLSPLASGSVFLALGAGYFGASMVSARKAASVTARRVAVGPLTLAIGYAAVALTADRLDTTGHVLWLLPALLVAGLGMGLTTGPLTNLVLGAAAPEHAASASGLLNTAQEGGAAVGVAIAGAVFFPALADAGGSAGAYPHAFAVTLVPLIALGLLASALVLAAPGRTARR
- a CDS encoding cytochrome P450; amino-acid sequence: MPVIHLPAPSPLEADVSLADHTDVLDWPFARTEDGDPPPILAELRNAPPCVVRLPAGAAESRLAWLVTRYADVRQALGDPRLSADERLPGAPVRIQVPPGGNPSSFLRLDDPEHARLRRMIQTEFTARRVKRLREPVQRLVDELLDELEALPRPADLHAVFSRALPTLVIARLLGVPEEDSAFFIEKTRVTISQEDPAVSLAAFEEMSEYLAKLALRKLESPGDDLISRLAVNHHAKGDITLDELVGIARLVLVAGHETTTNQIALNILALLRDDDLRARVTADDGALIPNFIEESMRYWSISQDAMVRLAVEDLELGGVAVSKGDAVVISVPAGNHDESVFACPHRIDPHRDTSGHLQWGFGPHYCQGAPLARLEMELSLRSLLRRFPNLRLAADPRTVFRRGTVFHGVTHLPVTW